The proteins below come from a single Rickettsia typhi str. Wilmington genomic window:
- the rnc gene encoding ribonuclease III, with protein sequence MESFEKLETLLGYSFKNKELLIEALSHPSLRQYHEYKYDKDYERLEFLGDAVLNLLITEILFKNFENYKEGNLAKIRSYLVCKETICIVGTKLALKDYIIMTHGEEVAGGRDNPNNIENVTEALIAAIYLDSNIEITHNIIEKLWAEFMKVQNLTDYDPKTALQEWAQASSNHLPIYRLIKREGAAHSSIFTVLVKVKDYEQICTGYSIKEAEKKAARCLLHRLKND encoded by the coding sequence ATGGAATCATTTGAGAAGCTAGAAACGCTACTTGGCTATAGTTTTAAAAATAAAGAGCTTTTAATAGAGGCGTTGAGTCACCCATCTTTAAGACAGTATCACGAATACAAGTATGATAAAGATTATGAACGATTAGAATTTTTAGGTGATGCCGTATTAAATTTATTAATTACGGAAATTTTATTTAAGAATTTTGAAAATTATAAAGAGGGGAATTTAGCTAAAATTAGATCATATTTAGTTTGTAAAGAAACTATATGTATTGTTGGGACAAAGTTAGCTTTAAAAGATTATATAATTATGACTCATGGCGAAGAGGTGGCAGGAGGTCGTGATAATCCTAATAATATAGAAAATGTTACAGAAGCTTTGATTGCAGCTATATATCTTGATAGTAATATTGAAATAACTCATAATATTATAGAGAAATTATGGGCAGAATTCATGAAAGTTCAGAACTTAACGGATTATGACCCTAAAACTGCTTTACAAGAATGGGCTCAGGCTAGTAGCAATCACTTACCTATATATCGTCTTATAAAAAGAGAAGGAGCTGCACATTCATCAATTTTTACAGTCCTAGTAAAAGTCAAAGATTATGAGCAAATATGTACAGGATATTCTATAAAAGAAGCTGAAAAAAAAGCAGCACGCTGCTTATTACATAGACTAAAAAATGATTAA